The genomic segment ATTTCAGCATCAGCCACGCTAATGGCGTTGTTGGCAGGATCCAGGCAAACCACCTGCTTTCCATCAGTATTGGTTACGGTTTCGTTGTCGCGTGTATGGTCGTGGCCGAAGAGAACGAGGTCGAAGCCCGGCACTTCTTTTGCCACCTTGATAGAGGCGTCTTCATCATATTCGGCAGTCTGAATGCCTCCGTCTTTTCCACTGTGGAAGAGGCCGATGATAACATCCGGTTTTTCATTCTCCTGGAGATACTTCACCCATTTGCGGGCGTTTGTTACCATATTTTCAAATTTCAGTCCGCTCCAGAGATTCTCCGTGAGCCAGTTTGGAATGGCAGGAGTAATCATTCCCAAGACAGCCACCTTCACGCCCTCGCGGTTCAGGATGAGATAAGGCTTAACGTATGGCTGGCCTGTAGAAGTGCTGATGATGTTGGAACCAAGAACTGGGCAATTGAGTTCTTTTATCCATTTGTCGTAAACCGGATGACCCGTTTCAACATCATGATTGCCAAATACTTGCGCATCATACTTCATGTAGTTTACCACATCGGCAGCCACGTTTCTAGCCTCTGTTTTTACATAATTATAATAATAGCAGGTAGGCTGTCCCTGCAGAATATCGCCATTCTCCAAGAGGATGAGGTTATCCTTGTAGTCTTTTCGCAAATTATTGACGTAGGAAGAAACGCGCGCCAAGGTTCCTGCTTTTGGCTTACGGTTGATGAAATCGTAAGGGAAGAAAGAGCCGTGCACATCGCTTGTCTCTATCACTCTCAGTTTTACGGTACGTTGTTGTCCCATCGCTTGTGAATTGAAAGTTAGCGCCAGAAGAAGCGCAGCAAATAATTGTTTCATATTAATTAATGTATTTCTTTTGAGTAATGAAAGCCCATCAGTTGAGCTCTGTTTCTTATTTTCTCTGCAAAAGTACAAAAAAGAACTTAAATAGGCATACTTTTTGTTGGATATTTTTTAAAAACTAAAAAATAGGAGGTTTTATAATATGGCATTTGTTGATTATTACAAGATTCTCGGCGTAGACAAGAACATTCCGCAGAAGGATGTGAGAGCTGCGTATCGTAAACGTGCAAAACAGTTTCACCCAGATTTGCACCCTAACGACCCGAAGGCGAAGGCTAAGTTCCAGGCGCTGAACGAGGCGTATGAGGTGATTTCTGACCCAGATAAGCGTGCTAAATACGACCAGTATGGCGAACAATGGAAGAATGCTGATGCATTCGGCGGTTTCGGCGGAGCTGGTGGTGCAGGCGGTTCCGGAAGCTATGGTGGAGCAGGTGGAAATCCATTCGAGGGTTTCGACTTCAGCCAGTTTGGCGGAGGTGGAGGTTTCTCCAGCTTCTTCGAAAATCTCTTCGGAGGTCGTGGCAGAAGCCAGCAGTCGGCTGAAGGATTCGGTTCCGGCAATTTTGGCGGATTTAATGGTTCTGCCGGTTATGGTAGCGGCTTTAATGGGGCAGGCTACGGAGCTGGTGCTGATTTCGGTACTGGTGGTTGTGGCGGCGGTTGCGGCCAGAATGGTCGTGCCAATAACGGCGAAATGAACATGAATGTGAATATCGACCTTTATACGGCTCTGCTGGGCGGCGAAGGAATCATTAAATTGAGTAATGGTTCTAAAATTAAACTCAAGATTAAGCCGGAAACGCAGAATGGCACGAAGGTTCGTGTTCGCGGAAAAGGATACGATCGGGGTGACGGAACCTTTGGCGACCTGATGATTACTTATAACGTGAAGTTGCCAACCGGATTGAATGATAAGCAGAAAGATTTGCTCCGTCAGATGAAGGATGCAAAGTAGTTTCTAAAAGAAGGGAACGGGTTCTCGGACATGAGAAC from the Segatella copri genome contains:
- a CDS encoding J domain-containing protein; the protein is MAFVDYYKILGVDKNIPQKDVRAAYRKRAKQFHPDLHPNDPKAKAKFQALNEAYEVISDPDKRAKYDQYGEQWKNADAFGGFGGAGGAGGSGSYGGAGGNPFEGFDFSQFGGGGGFSSFFENLFGGRGRSQQSAEGFGSGNFGGFNGSAGYGSGFNGAGYGAGADFGTGGCGGGCGQNGRANNGEMNMNVNIDLYTALLGGEGIIKLSNGSKIKLKIKPETQNGTKVRVRGKGYDRGDGTFGDLMITYNVKLPTGLNDKQKDLLRQMKDAK